In Rhodococcus sp. OK302, one genomic interval encodes:
- the htpG gene encoding molecular chaperone HtpG: MTAHTEQLEFQAETRQLLDLMVHSIYTNKDSFLRELISNASDALDKLRLESYHDKDLNVDVSDLHIEVDIDKEARTLTIRDNGIGMSRDEVIDLIGTLAKSGTAEVRRKLKEAKDAAASEELIGQFGIGFYSTFMVAEKVTLLTRRAGEDHATRWESTGAGTYTLEHVNEAPQGSSVTLHLMPEDSENGLHDYTSEWKIKELVKKYSDFIAWPIRMDVVRTSTPAEGEEPEVTSEGAEPVVTIVTETINSMKALWTRSKDEVSEEEYKEFYRHVSHAWDEPLEVIPMKAEGTFEYQALLFIPSTAPFDLFMRERNAGIHLYVKRVFIMDDCEELVPDYLRFVKGVVDAQDLSLNVSREILQQDRQIAAIRRRLTKKVLSTIKDMKANAPEKYSTFWSEFGRALKEGLMADADNRKTLLDISSFASTNSEEGVTTLAEYVERMKDGQEQIYFMTGESRHLIESSPHMEAFKAKGLEVLVLTDPVDEMWVDAVSDFDGKTFQSIAKGEVDLDTEDEKKAAEAEREEKEKEFGALLTWLTETLSDDIKETRLSTRLTTSAACIVGDAFSMSPTLEKMYRASGQPVPHSKRILELNPSHPLVTGLRAAQAAEGSAENLTETAQLLYGMALLAEGGELSDPAHFTRLLADRLARTV, encoded by the coding sequence GTGACCGCGCATACCGAGCAGCTCGAGTTCCAAGCAGAAACACGTCAGCTGCTGGATCTGATGGTTCATTCAATCTATACGAACAAGGACAGTTTCCTTCGTGAGCTGATCTCCAACGCTTCGGACGCGCTGGACAAACTCCGTCTCGAGTCATACCACGACAAGGACCTCAACGTTGACGTCTCCGACCTCCACATCGAGGTCGACATCGACAAGGAAGCACGCACTCTCACTATCCGCGACAACGGAATTGGCATGTCGCGTGACGAGGTCATCGACCTGATCGGCACGCTCGCCAAGTCCGGTACCGCCGAGGTGCGTCGTAAACTCAAGGAAGCCAAGGACGCCGCGGCATCCGAGGAGCTGATCGGTCAGTTCGGTATCGGCTTCTACTCCACCTTCATGGTTGCCGAGAAGGTCACACTGCTGACCCGTCGCGCCGGCGAAGACCACGCAACGCGCTGGGAGTCCACCGGCGCGGGCACGTACACGCTCGAGCATGTCAACGAGGCGCCGCAGGGTAGCTCCGTGACGCTCCACCTGATGCCCGAGGATTCCGAGAACGGCCTGCACGACTACACGTCGGAATGGAAGATCAAGGAACTGGTCAAGAAGTACTCCGACTTCATCGCGTGGCCTATCCGCATGGATGTCGTGCGCACGTCGACGCCGGCCGAGGGTGAAGAGCCTGAGGTTACGTCGGAGGGCGCGGAGCCCGTTGTCACGATTGTCACCGAGACGATCAACTCGATGAAGGCTCTGTGGACTCGCTCCAAGGACGAGGTGTCCGAGGAAGAGTACAAGGAGTTCTATCGTCACGTCAGCCACGCTTGGGACGAGCCTCTCGAGGTTATCCCGATGAAGGCGGAAGGCACATTCGAATATCAAGCGCTGCTGTTCATCCCGTCGACGGCGCCGTTCGATCTTTTCATGCGTGAGCGCAATGCGGGTATTCACCTGTACGTCAAGCGTGTCTTCATCATGGATGACTGTGAAGAGTTGGTGCCCGATTACCTGCGCTTCGTGAAGGGTGTCGTCGACGCACAAGACCTCTCGCTCAACGTCTCTCGTGAGATTCTGCAGCAGGACCGTCAGATCGCGGCCATCCGTCGCCGTCTGACCAAGAAGGTCCTCTCGACGATCAAGGACATGAAGGCGAACGCGCCCGAGAAGTACTCGACCTTCTGGTCCGAGTTCGGGCGTGCACTCAAGGAAGGTCTGATGGCCGATGCCGACAACCGTAAGACGTTGCTCGACATCTCTTCCTTTGCCTCCACCAACAGCGAAGAGGGCGTCACCACTCTCGCCGAGTACGTCGAGCGGATGAAGGACGGTCAGGAACAGATCTACTTCATGACCGGCGAATCTCGCCACCTCATCGAAAGCTCCCCGCACATGGAGGCTTTCAAGGCCAAGGGCCTCGAGGTTCTCGTTCTCACCGATCCCGTCGACGAGATGTGGGTCGACGCGGTTTCCGACTTCGACGGCAAGACCTTCCAGTCGATTGCCAAGGGTGAGGTCGACCTCGACACCGAAGACGAGAAGAAGGCGGCCGAGGCCGAGCGTGAAGAGAAGGAAAAGGAATTCGGTGCACTGCTGACGTGGCTGACCGAAACCCTCTCTGACGACATCAAGGAAACGCGGTTGTCGACGCGCCTCACCACGTCGGCTGCCTGCATCGTGGGTGACGCGTTCAGCATGTCGCCGACGCTCGAGAAGATGTACCGGGCATCGGGCCAGCCGGTTCCGCACAGCAAGCGGATCCTCGAACTCAACCCGTCTCATCCGCTCGTGACGGGTCTGCGCGCCGCCCAGGCGGCGGAAGGTAGTGCCGAGAACCTCACCGAGACAGCTCAATTGCTGTATGGAATGGCATTGCTTGCCGAGGGGGGCGAGTTGAGCGATCCCGCTCACTTCACGCGTCTGCTTGCTGATCGTTTGGCTCGCACAGTCTGA
- a CDS encoding MaoC family dehydratase: protein MARVFESKSDLLGAVGETLGTSEWLEITREMVHQFADATGDHQWIHVDDERAKRESPFGGPIAHGYLTLSLIPVLSKSVYRIKGPKLLVNYGSDKVRFPSPVPVGSRVRNTVVLTSVEELPNGSLQSQVTNTVEIEGSDKPAVVAITVTRIFF from the coding sequence ATGGCACGTGTATTCGAGAGCAAGAGTGATCTTCTGGGCGCGGTCGGTGAGACGCTGGGGACAAGTGAGTGGCTCGAGATCACGCGCGAGATGGTGCACCAGTTTGCCGACGCGACCGGTGATCATCAGTGGATTCACGTTGACGACGAACGAGCGAAGCGCGAATCTCCTTTCGGCGGACCGATTGCGCACGGCTACCTGACCCTCTCGCTCATCCCGGTCCTCTCCAAGAGCGTGTACCGGATCAAAGGTCCGAAACTCCTGGTCAACTACGGTTCCGACAAAGTGCGATTCCCCAGTCCCGTCCCGGTGGGTTCCAGGGTTCGCAACACCGTCGTCCTGACTTCGGTCGAAGAATTGCCCAACGGTTCGCTGCAGAGCCAGGTCACCAACACTGTGGAGATCGAAGGCTCGGACAAGCCTGCTGTTGTGGCGATAACAGTGACACGAATCTTCTTCTGA
- a CDS encoding acyl-CoA dehydrogenase family protein, which produces MDFELNDEQTMLRDTTRELLSRSYDAEKRNAVSATEAGWSADVWKQLAELGLLGLPFAEADGGMGAGPVETMVVMTELGRTLAPEPYLGGVLTPGGVIAAVGSADQRSRYLPLLSEGTALAAFAHAEPGTRWPVTAVTTTATASTAGWTINGVKNPVLQGDSADVVIVSATLPDGGTGLFLVDTEGAGVSRTTYTTHDGRRGAQFAFTDAVAEPLGEGGDATAAIVEAEVRAQAALCAEAIGIMTEALRLTTEYLKQRKQFGVPLSKFQALTHRAADMYVTLELATSMSLYATMSIADGVIDPVVASRAKLAVGRAAHQIGQEAIQMHGGIGMTAEYPVGHYVSRLVAIEHTLGASDDHLRVLAGNVSNYSMVNVGE; this is translated from the coding sequence ATGGATTTCGAACTCAACGACGAACAGACGATGCTGCGCGACACCACACGTGAGCTGCTCAGTCGCAGTTACGACGCCGAGAAGCGCAACGCTGTGTCGGCCACCGAGGCAGGGTGGAGTGCCGATGTGTGGAAACAGTTGGCGGAGTTGGGTCTGCTCGGTCTGCCGTTCGCCGAAGCTGACGGCGGCATGGGGGCCGGTCCGGTCGAGACCATGGTCGTGATGACCGAACTCGGCCGTACACTCGCTCCGGAGCCGTATCTGGGCGGCGTTCTGACGCCGGGCGGTGTTATTGCCGCAGTCGGTTCCGCTGACCAACGGTCGCGCTACCTGCCATTGCTCAGTGAGGGAACTGCACTGGCTGCCTTCGCTCACGCAGAACCCGGTACGCGCTGGCCTGTTACGGCTGTGACGACCACGGCAACGGCGTCCACAGCAGGATGGACAATCAACGGCGTCAAAAACCCTGTCCTGCAGGGTGACAGTGCCGATGTCGTAATCGTGAGCGCGACTCTGCCTGACGGTGGCACCGGACTCTTCCTGGTGGATACCGAGGGCGCCGGTGTTTCACGCACCACGTACACCACACATGACGGCCGACGCGGCGCGCAGTTCGCATTCACCGATGCTGTCGCAGAGCCGCTCGGTGAGGGCGGCGACGCCACCGCAGCGATAGTCGAGGCAGAAGTGCGGGCGCAGGCAGCTTTGTGCGCCGAAGCAATCGGCATCATGACGGAGGCATTGCGTTTGACAACGGAATACCTGAAGCAGCGTAAGCAGTTCGGTGTTCCGCTCTCGAAGTTCCAGGCGCTGACGCATCGCGCCGCGGATATGTACGTGACGCTCGAACTTGCGACCAGCATGAGCCTGTACGCCACGATGTCTATCGCGGACGGTGTGATCGATCCCGTTGTTGCGTCGCGGGCAAAACTGGCTGTCGGGCGCGCAGCGCATCAGATCGGTCAGGAAGCCATTCAGATGCACGGTGGAATCGGCATGACGGCCGAATATCCAGTCGGACATTATGTCTCGCGGCTGGTTGCTATCGAACACACATTGGGTGCGTCAGACGATCACCTGCGTGTGCTTGCCGGCAATGTTTCGAACTACTCGATGGTCAACGTCGGCGAGTAG
- a CDS encoding diacylglycerol kinase → MTETRCQIEKVTVLINPMAGHGHAPEAGRKGVAQLRSRGIAVTEIIGTDADDAKKLAKRAIAEGTDALVVVGGDGAISIGLQAAALTDTPIGLIPAGTGNDHAREFGIPTGNPEAAADVIADGIVQQSDLAKITLGDGSIVWSGTIIASGFDSIVTERANQMSWPKGPMRYNLAMVAELAKLRPLKYRIELDDEVVTVDATLVAVGNGRSYGGGMLITPGASKSDGLLDVTVVTHTSRLRLMRLFPKVYKGTHIDLDAVQTYRSKKLRLESDGIIAYADGDRVGPLPVTIEAVPAALRILTAVPV, encoded by the coding sequence ATGACCGAAACCCGCTGTCAGATCGAGAAGGTTACCGTCCTCATCAATCCGATGGCGGGACATGGGCATGCGCCCGAAGCTGGTCGTAAAGGTGTTGCGCAACTGCGTTCTCGCGGAATTGCCGTCACCGAGATTATCGGCACCGATGCCGACGACGCCAAGAAGCTCGCGAAGCGTGCGATCGCAGAGGGTACCGACGCCCTGGTCGTAGTCGGCGGTGACGGTGCCATCAGCATCGGATTGCAGGCGGCAGCGTTGACCGATACCCCGATCGGACTCATTCCGGCCGGTACGGGCAACGACCATGCCCGTGAATTCGGTATTCCCACAGGCAATCCGGAGGCGGCGGCCGACGTTATCGCCGATGGGATCGTTCAGCAATCCGATCTCGCGAAGATCACCTTGGGCGACGGAAGCATCGTGTGGTCGGGAACGATCATCGCCAGCGGCTTCGACTCGATTGTCACCGAACGGGCCAACCAGATGTCCTGGCCAAAGGGACCGATGCGGTACAACTTGGCCATGGTGGCGGAACTGGCCAAGTTGCGTCCGCTGAAGTATCGAATCGAACTCGACGACGAGGTTGTCACCGTCGACGCCACTCTTGTCGCAGTCGGTAACGGGCGGTCGTACGGCGGCGGCATGCTCATCACCCCCGGCGCATCCAAGTCTGACGGTCTACTCGATGTCACTGTGGTCACGCACACCTCCAGGCTGCGTCTGATGAGGTTGTTCCCCAAGGTATACAAGGGAACTCACATCGACCTCGATGCCGTGCAGACCTACCGATCGAAGAAGCTTCGGCTCGAATCCGACGGCATCATCGCGTACGCCGACGGTGATCGGGTCGGTCCGCTGCCTGTCACGATCGAAGCAGTTCCGGCGGCATTGAGGATCTTGACTGCCGTACCGGTGTGA
- a CDS encoding winged helix-turn-helix transcriptional regulator yields the protein MSLGHTEVTALVEPCGLPEHPDCGIRDVLDRIGDKWSVLAIVELASGPRRFRVLQRAIHGISQRMLTLTLRRLERDGLVLRTAYPTVPVSVTYELTDRGESLTHLVKQLADWSLANKDAIAVSRHQWDTAHPDSGIS from the coding sequence ATGTCACTAGGGCACACGGAAGTAACCGCGCTGGTCGAGCCGTGCGGACTGCCCGAACACCCGGACTGCGGAATCCGAGACGTACTCGACCGCATCGGCGACAAGTGGTCGGTACTGGCTATCGTCGAACTCGCCTCGGGACCACGTAGATTCCGTGTACTCCAGCGCGCGATCCATGGCATCTCTCAGCGCATGTTGACGCTCACCCTGCGAAGGCTCGAGCGGGACGGCCTAGTTCTACGCACGGCGTATCCCACCGTGCCGGTATCCGTGACATATGAGTTGACCGACCGCGGCGAAAGTCTGACCCATCTCGTGAAGCAATTGGCCGACTGGTCATTGGCGAACAAAGATGCCATCGCCGTGTCCCGTCATCAATGGGACACAGCGCATCCGGATTCCGGCATCAGCTGA
- a CDS encoding NAD(P)H-binding protein → MLLVTGASGQLGSLIHSRLVDLGLDPLAGTREPARFGALGRAMDFDDETSLDLTGVETLVLISAGYAEDDVVIARHDRVISAAEKYGVGHVIYTSLTGAGDHLAFALAHRWTERRLHASTLSWTILRNGLYAELFGLLAIPADGVISAPFGDGALAAVAREDLADVAAAVASNPSLHRNTVYELAGAQAITAADLAKEIGAVYEPGSLSATRASLDAGGLLPFQPPMLMSVFSAVAAGFFGGTQTDLEKLLPHEPRNILTVAAAVGR, encoded by the coding sequence ATGCTTCTTGTTACCGGCGCTTCCGGACAACTCGGCTCGCTCATCCATTCTCGACTTGTAGATCTGGGACTTGATCCATTGGCGGGGACCCGCGAACCCGCACGTTTCGGTGCACTCGGACGAGCGATGGACTTTGACGACGAAACTAGCCTGGACCTCACCGGAGTGGAGACGTTGGTTCTCATCTCCGCGGGCTACGCCGAGGACGACGTCGTCATCGCACGCCACGACAGGGTCATTTCCGCCGCAGAAAAATACGGTGTCGGACATGTCATTTACACAAGCCTGACCGGCGCCGGCGACCACCTTGCCTTTGCGCTGGCTCATCGCTGGACCGAACGCAGACTTCACGCGAGCACACTGTCATGGACGATCCTGCGCAATGGGCTGTACGCAGAGTTGTTCGGGCTGTTGGCAATACCGGCTGACGGGGTAATCAGCGCACCTTTTGGTGATGGCGCATTGGCCGCAGTCGCTCGAGAAGATCTGGCCGACGTTGCGGCAGCGGTGGCGTCGAATCCGTCGCTGCACCGGAACACGGTGTACGAACTCGCAGGCGCACAGGCGATCACGGCTGCAGATCTGGCGAAGGAGATCGGGGCGGTCTATGAGCCCGGTTCGCTTTCGGCCACTCGGGCGAGCCTCGACGCCGGGGGACTTCTGCCGTTCCAACCGCCGATGCTCATGTCAGTCTTCTCGGCGGTGGCAGCCGGGTTCTTCGGTGGTACTCAGACTGACCTGGAGAAACTTTTGCCGCATGAACCGCGCAATATCCTGACTGTCGCTGCGGCGGTAGGTCGGTAA
- a CDS encoding Lrp/AsnC family transcriptional regulator yields MAAYLAEDGRRSSAEISELVDLSEATVRRRISRLQSSGQLTLRCDVARESSGYPIGVWYLCRIPSDKITAAGTALGKLAPVRMCTAVDGSANLIIQAWVQNLEQVSAFESKHSLTHCQACRSTDRRARPSNLKYPRVGQN; encoded by the coding sequence ATCGCTGCCTACCTCGCCGAGGACGGACGCAGAAGCAGCGCAGAAATATCCGAATTGGTCGACTTGAGCGAGGCGACGGTGAGGCGACGGATCTCCCGTCTCCAAAGTAGCGGGCAACTGACTTTGCGTTGCGATGTCGCCCGTGAGTCCAGCGGCTACCCCATCGGCGTGTGGTACTTATGCCGGATTCCGTCTGACAAGATCACCGCCGCCGGCACTGCCCTGGGCAAACTGGCACCAGTGCGGATGTGCACCGCCGTCGACGGCTCCGCGAATCTGATAATTCAAGCCTGGGTCCAGAATCTCGAACAGGTCAGCGCCTTCGAATCGAAGCATTCTCTTACACACTGTCAAGCGTGTCGGTCGACTGATCGGCGCGCAAGGCCAAGCAATCTGAAGTACCCGCGAGTCGGACAGAACTGA
- a CDS encoding TetR/AcrR family transcriptional regulator C-terminal domain-containing protein, which translates to MARPRIPLLSRQIIRDAALTLVDEKGLNDFSMRKLAAALSVQAPSLYSHYANKDELLDDVANTIMESVDVSGFASDDWRSALQTWGRSYRAALAAHPNIAPFLAYGPSLRPSALERANAIHGGLVRAGWPQRTATLIGASVKYLVVGAAMSTFSGGFVDDPDIYDERYPHLTRAHLLRERAAEIDGASFELALDSLLDGLEARHSKMAPRSQA; encoded by the coding sequence ATGGCGCGACCGCGCATTCCACTGCTGAGCAGGCAAATCATCAGAGATGCAGCCCTCACGCTGGTCGACGAGAAGGGCCTCAACGACTTCTCGATGCGCAAGTTGGCCGCCGCCCTGAGCGTCCAAGCCCCGTCTCTGTACAGCCATTACGCCAACAAAGACGAGCTTCTCGACGACGTCGCCAACACGATCATGGAATCCGTCGACGTCAGCGGATTCGCCTCCGACGATTGGCGTTCGGCACTGCAGACCTGGGGGCGTTCCTACCGCGCCGCCCTCGCCGCACACCCGAACATCGCGCCGTTTCTCGCTTACGGGCCGAGTTTGCGTCCGAGCGCGCTGGAACGGGCGAACGCCATCCACGGCGGGCTTGTCCGCGCCGGTTGGCCGCAACGCACCGCCACCCTGATCGGTGCATCAGTGAAATATCTGGTTGTCGGCGCCGCGATGTCGACCTTCTCCGGCGGTTTCGTCGACGACCCGGATATCTACGACGAACGATATCCCCATCTCACCCGGGCCCATCTCCTTCGTGAGCGTGCAGCTGAAATCGACGGCGCCAGTTTCGAACTCGCACTCGATTCACTCCTCGACGGGCTCGAGGCTCGACATTCGAAGATGGCCCCCCGCAGCCAAGCCTGA
- a CDS encoding FAD-binding oxidoreductase: MSTEKSSLQPPMQWDAWGDASKKRSLSEAVQSLLTQFLGVSAPTEPRKSLDDVLVVPSALAQGHVDALVEIVGADFVRVDDVSRILRAGGKSTPDLLRRRSTEPQEAPDAVVTPGTDAEVEQILRYCSANAIAVVPFGGGTSVVGGLDPIRDGFDAVLSLDLRRFDELTDLDEESGIATFGGGTTGPRAEELLREHGFSVGHFPQSFLFATLGGFAATRSSGQASAGYGRFEDMVQGLTIVTPSGVLETGRAPASAAGPDLGELFVGSEGTFGVITHVRVRVHALPETTVREGWSFPDFATGAAALRELVQEGSAPTVLRLSDEAESGVNLATTEKIGESAFTGGCLGITTYEGTASHTAERMAEARAILTAQGGTSLGEEPGNSWEHGRFNAPYLRDALLDAGALCETFETATTWGNLANLRSAVTAAVTTALVEQGTQPLVMCHISHTYKTGASLYFTVVCAQTADPLEQWKKAKTAAGDAIIAAGGTITHHHAVGADHRPWMKDEIGELGANILRAVKNAVDPAGILNPGKLIP; this comes from the coding sequence ATGAGCACTGAAAAATCTTCGCTTCAGCCTCCGATGCAGTGGGACGCCTGGGGCGACGCGTCCAAGAAACGCTCACTGTCGGAGGCCGTTCAGTCTCTCCTGACGCAGTTCCTGGGTGTCTCAGCCCCGACGGAACCACGGAAGAGCCTCGACGACGTCCTGGTGGTGCCGTCCGCGCTCGCGCAAGGGCATGTCGATGCACTCGTCGAGATTGTCGGTGCGGACTTCGTCAGGGTCGACGACGTCTCGCGGATCTTGCGAGCGGGCGGCAAGAGCACTCCGGATCTGCTCCGCCGACGCAGTACGGAGCCGCAGGAGGCTCCCGACGCGGTGGTCACCCCGGGAACCGATGCCGAGGTCGAGCAGATTCTTCGGTACTGCTCGGCCAACGCCATCGCCGTCGTTCCCTTCGGTGGGGGTACCAGCGTTGTCGGTGGGCTCGATCCCATCCGCGACGGATTCGACGCGGTGCTTTCGTTGGATCTGCGCCGGTTCGATGAGCTGACCGACCTGGACGAAGAGTCCGGCATCGCGACGTTCGGCGGCGGCACAACCGGTCCCCGCGCTGAGGAACTGCTCCGCGAACACGGATTCTCGGTGGGTCATTTCCCGCAGAGTTTCCTTTTCGCGACACTCGGCGGATTTGCCGCGACTCGTTCTTCCGGACAGGCCTCGGCCGGGTACGGACGCTTCGAGGACATGGTTCAGGGCCTCACTATCGTCACACCGAGTGGTGTGCTCGAAACGGGCCGGGCACCGGCATCGGCAGCCGGCCCGGATCTCGGGGAATTGTTTGTCGGTTCCGAGGGAACATTCGGCGTTATCACGCACGTGCGTGTTCGAGTTCACGCGTTGCCTGAGACGACAGTTCGCGAAGGCTGGAGTTTCCCCGACTTCGCTACCGGCGCCGCAGCATTGCGTGAGTTGGTCCAGGAAGGTTCGGCGCCGACGGTATTGAGGTTGTCCGACGAGGCGGAGAGTGGCGTCAACCTGGCGACTACCGAAAAAATCGGTGAAAGTGCTTTCACCGGTGGATGTCTCGGCATTACTACCTACGAAGGTACGGCGTCGCACACGGCTGAGCGAATGGCAGAGGCCCGCGCAATCCTGACGGCGCAGGGCGGCACCTCACTCGGTGAAGAGCCCGGAAACAGTTGGGAACACGGACGATTCAACGCGCCGTATCTGCGCGATGCACTACTCGACGCCGGTGCGTTGTGTGAAACATTTGAAACTGCGACGACCTGGGGAAACCTCGCGAATCTGCGCTCGGCTGTTACCGCGGCCGTGACAACGGCATTGGTCGAGCAGGGAACTCAGCCGCTCGTGATGTGCCATATTTCGCACACCTACAAGACCGGTGCGTCGCTGTACTTCACAGTTGTCTGCGCTCAGACTGCCGATCCCCTCGAACAGTGGAAGAAGGCGAAGACCGCTGCCGGTGACGCCATCATCGCTGCCGGTGGCACGATTACCCACCACCATGCCGTCGGCGCGGACCATCGCCCGTGGATGAAAGACGAAATCGGCGAATTGGGCGCGAATATTCTTCGTGCAGTAAAGAATGCAGTTGACCCTGCCGGAATCCTCAACCCTGGGAAGCTCATTCCATGA
- a CDS encoding acyl-CoA dehydrogenase family protein: protein MNLELTSEEAAFRDELRTFFTTEISAELRERAGGFGKLSREDLVASQKVLNAHGLAVPHWPVEWGGKDWTPVQRHIYTDEMQLASVPNPLPFNVSMVGPVIAAFGSQEQKEKFLPATANLDIWWCQGFSEPESGSDLASLKTTAVRDGDDYIVNGQKTWTTLAQHADWIFCLVRTDSGAAKRQAGISFLLIDLATPGITVRPIKLIDGSVEVNEVFFDNVRVPAENLVGEENKGWDYGKFLLGNERTGVARVGYSKTLVAKAKEKASEVRVGAGTLLEDPLFAARVVELENELLALDLTQLRVVASSADGKPNPASSLLKLRGSELQQAATELLADVAGPDSLPVDAADISSPEWAQQSVPRYLNYRKVSIYSGSSEVQRSIIASSILGL, encoded by the coding sequence GTGAATCTTGAACTCACCAGCGAGGAAGCAGCGTTCCGCGACGAGCTGCGAACCTTCTTCACCACTGAAATTTCGGCCGAACTCCGTGAGCGTGCAGGAGGTTTCGGAAAACTGAGTCGCGAAGATCTTGTCGCGAGCCAGAAGGTCCTCAACGCCCACGGACTTGCGGTTCCGCATTGGCCCGTCGAGTGGGGCGGAAAGGACTGGACTCCGGTTCAGCGCCACATCTATACCGACGAAATGCAGTTGGCATCAGTGCCCAACCCGCTGCCGTTCAACGTGAGTATGGTCGGCCCGGTTATCGCAGCTTTCGGTTCGCAGGAACAGAAGGAGAAGTTCCTTCCCGCGACGGCCAACTTGGATATCTGGTGGTGTCAAGGGTTTTCGGAGCCCGAATCGGGTTCCGACCTGGCGTCGCTGAAAACAACCGCTGTTCGTGACGGTGACGACTACATCGTCAACGGACAGAAGACGTGGACAACCCTGGCCCAGCACGCTGATTGGATCTTCTGCCTCGTCCGCACGGACTCGGGTGCAGCGAAGCGTCAGGCCGGAATTTCTTTCCTGCTGATCGACCTGGCAACCCCCGGTATTACCGTTCGCCCCATCAAGTTGATCGACGGTAGCGTCGAGGTCAACGAGGTGTTCTTCGACAATGTGCGCGTTCCGGCCGAGAATCTTGTCGGTGAGGAGAACAAGGGTTGGGACTACGGCAAGTTCCTTCTCGGAAACGAGCGCACCGGAGTTGCCCGCGTCGGATACTCCAAAACCCTTGTCGCCAAAGCAAAAGAGAAGGCTAGTGAAGTCCGCGTCGGAGCCGGAACCCTGCTCGAGGATCCGTTGTTCGCGGCCCGAGTCGTGGAGTTGGAAAATGAACTCCTGGCCCTGGATCTGACACAACTTCGCGTCGTCGCGAGTTCAGCAGACGGCAAACCGAATCCGGCGTCGTCGCTGCTCAAGCTCCGAGGCTCCGAACTGCAGCAGGCCGCAACCGAACTGCTGGCCGATGTTGCCGGACCGGATTCACTGCCGGTGGACGCTGCCGACATCAGCTCGCCCGAGTGGGCGCAGCAGTCGGTACCGCGCTACCTGAACTACCGGAAGGTTTCCATCTACAGCGGATCAAGTGAGGTGCAGCGCTCCATCATTGCCTCCTCGATTCTCGGATTGTGA
- a CDS encoding DinB family protein, whose product MNAPIRTVTGERADLLQSLRQHREFLLFTVKSLTDEQAASHPTVSELCLGGLIKHVGESERGWAKFIVEGPAGLGGDFDPSLWSEEMQKERANGFAMVGDDTLESIVADYERIAARTDDLVESLESLDIAHPLPSAPWFEPGAKWSARRAILHIIAETAQHAGHADMLREAIDGSKTMG is encoded by the coding sequence ATGAACGCACCGATCAGGACCGTCACGGGCGAGCGCGCAGACCTTCTTCAGAGTTTGCGTCAGCATCGCGAATTCCTTTTGTTTACCGTCAAGAGCCTCACCGACGAACAGGCTGCGTCGCATCCGACTGTGAGCGAACTGTGCCTCGGCGGATTGATCAAGCATGTGGGGGAGTCAGAGCGAGGATGGGCCAAATTCATAGTGGAAGGGCCGGCCGGATTGGGCGGAGATTTTGATCCGTCCCTGTGGTCGGAAGAGATGCAGAAAGAGCGTGCGAACGGGTTCGCGATGGTCGGAGACGACACATTGGAATCCATCGTGGCCGACTACGAGCGAATCGCCGCCCGTACCGACGACCTGGTGGAGTCATTGGAAAGTCTCGATATCGCGCACCCGCTGCCGAGTGCGCCGTGGTTCGAGCCGGGTGCGAAGTGGTCGGCGCGCCGTGCGATTTTGCACATCATCGCCGAAACTGCGCAGCATGCGGGTCATGCAGACATGCTGCGCGAAGCGATCGACGGTTCCAAGACAATGGGTTAA
- a CDS encoding PadR family transcriptional regulator produces MSVVERRSLVLRGVLDLCLLALLRDRPVYGYELTQRLAEQDLLVSGGSTYPLLARLEKAGLVVTEMRPSSSGPPRKYYSLSNAGAEALEGGTTEWLAVSTSVTALLQSSAKAELRTDTP; encoded by the coding sequence ATGAGTGTTGTGGAACGGCGAAGCCTCGTACTTCGAGGCGTCTTGGACCTGTGCCTGCTGGCACTGCTGCGAGATCGACCGGTGTACGGGTATGAACTCACCCAACGACTCGCCGAGCAGGACTTGCTCGTCTCGGGCGGTTCCACGTATCCCCTGCTTGCACGGCTCGAGAAGGCGGGCCTCGTCGTAACGGAGATGCGCCCGTCGTCGTCAGGACCTCCACGAAAGTACTACTCGCTCAGCAATGCCGGCGCCGAAGCACTCGAGGGCGGCACTACTGAATGGCTCGCCGTCTCGACCAGCGTCACCGCACTTCTGCAGTCTTCCGCCAAAGCCGAACTCAGAACGGACACGCCATGA